AAAGATACGAGCGTCGTACCTGCAGATTCATGCGCTCGGCCATGACCGAAGCGATTGCACCGATCGCACCCGATTCGGTGCTGGCGACCATCTTGTTGCGCTTTTCGTACGAGGTGAGCGTCGACTCGGCCTGCATCATCTGGTGCTCGACGGCGGTGAGCCGGGTCTCGAGAAATCGCCGCGTGCGCTTGGCACGCGTATTCAACGCCTCTCGATTGAAGCGATCGAGCATCGCCACGAGATCGTTCACCATGTTCGCTGCACGCTTCGCGCTTCGGTCTTCCATGCGTACCGTGATCACACCCGCCTTGTTGATTCCGACCTCGAGGTGCTGCTCGAGGGCGCGGAGTGCGAAGTCCATGTGCTTCGCCTTGTAGGTGGTCTTGAGGTCGTACTTGGTGATCAGCTCCTCACGCAGCGTGCGACTCTTGAGGATCTCGGCCACCACGTCGGACGGAGTCTGCGTCGAGAAGATTCCGACCTGATTCAGCACCGACGCCTGGATCATCGAGGACATCATGCCGAAGCTGTTCGACCCGTCGGAAGGCGGCAGAATCGTGGACTCGGCGGCAAACCACGCCGGCAACAGCAGCGAAACCACGACCGCGGCCAGCGCGACGCCGCCGACGAACATTCCGATCGGGCCTTTGCGTCCCCACGCCGCGTGAAGAAACCGGCGACCTTCAGCGGGGAACAGCGCGAGCAGAGCGTTCACGCGGTCAATCCTCCGGTTCTGGGGCCGGCCCGGCGGCCGGCGGCGCATCGGAGACTCGAGAGACGTGCTCGACACGAATCGTCGATCCGAAGCCGCGTGACCCTACGGAGTTCGGCGCAGCAGGGTCAAGCCCAGCCCCGCCTCACGCCCGATCATCCGCGGCCGTGAGTCGCTCGTAGAGTTGCTCGAGCTGCGCCACCATCCGAGTCGACGAGAATTCATCGACTCGGGCCCGACCGGCAGCTCCCATGCGCTTCGCCTTCGTCGGGTCGTTCGCGATTTCGATCAGGCGCGCCGCCATCCCGGACGCATCGCCGACCTCGACGAGCCAGCCGGTTTCGCCTGACACGATCGCGTCGGGCGCGCCATCCACGCGGGTCGCGACAATCGGGAGCCCCGCCGCCATGGCCTGCGGGAACACGCGGGGCAGCCCCTCCCATCGCGAGCTCAGCGCGAACACATCGAATGCCCGCAGCAGTTCGGGAACGTCTCGACGCAGGCCGAGCAGATGCACGCGGTGCTCAAGTGATGCGCGCGCGGCCGCGGCCTCGAGTGCCGCTCGATGCGGCCCGTCACCGACGTAGACGAGATGGGCATCCGGCCGGGCGGCCGCCACACGTGTGAAGGCTGCGAACAGATCGAGCGGCGACTTCTGAGGGCTCAGGCGTCCGACGCATCCGATCACGAACGCGTCGAGATCGAGACCCAGCCTGGCTCGGATCTCCTCGCGAGCGATCGCCACATCCCGGAAGGCCTCGATCTCGATGCCCGAGCGAATCGTGACGTACT
Above is a window of Candidatus Eisenbacteria bacterium DNA encoding:
- a CDS encoding glycosyltransferase family 4 protein, translating into MNGAKRPVRVLHIITRMIVGGAQENTMLSCALIDRERFPSVLLCGPETGSEGELHTETRARGVTMHLEPHLVRAPHPFKDLSVIARLARFIREQAFDVVHTHSSKAGIVGRIAARRAGVRAVVHTVHGWGFHPRQNPLERELYQRLERWCASMCRSIVVVAEADREEGLELGIGRAEQYVTIRSGIEIEAFRDVAIAREEIRARLGLDLDAFVIGCVGRLSPQKSPLDLFAAFTRVAAARPDAHLVYVGDGPHRAALEAAAARASLEHRVHLLGLRRDVPELLRAFDVFALSSRWEGLPRVFPQAMAAGLPIVATRVDGAPDAIVSGETGWLVEVGDASGMAARLIEIANDPTKAKRMGAAGRARVDEFSSTRMVAQLEQLYERLTAADDRA